The following are encoded together in the bacterium genome:
- a CDS encoding bifunctional oligoribonuclease/PAP phosphatase NrnA encodes MTDFQTILATIDRYQTIIIHRHQKPDPDAIGSQVGLAEIIRHNYPEKRVLTAGYNEPTLTYLAQMDTVTDSDYNGSLVIVTDTANTDRIDDDRYQRGDFLLKIDHHPNDEPYGDLYHVDTAASSASEIIANLAFESGLELPTTAVRLLFAGIIGDTGRFLFPSTTAKTFATVSKLRSYDFDFAGLMREMDTIPERIARFNGYILQNLTIDSSGAAMIVLTSQILADHDISPAEVALIVGSPGKIDRVKSWAIITQQPEGHYRVNLRSKTIVINELAIQYDGGGHPLASGAKAYSDRDIQSLWAELCQLVKEH; translated from the coding sequence ATGACTGATTTTCAAACCATTTTAGCAACCATTGACCGCTATCAGACCATCATCATCCACCGACACCAGAAACCAGATCCTGACGCCATTGGCTCTCAGGTTGGGCTTGCTGAAATCATCCGCCATAATTATCCTGAAAAACGAGTCTTGACAGCTGGTTACAATGAACCGACCCTGACCTATCTGGCTCAAATGGATACCGTCACCGACAGTGACTATAACGGCTCCTTAGTTATCGTCACCGACACGGCAAACACCGATCGGATCGACGATGACCGTTACCAGCGTGGCGATTTTCTCCTTAAAATCGACCACCATCCCAACGACGAGCCTTACGGTGACCTCTATCATGTGGACACGGCAGCCTCTTCAGCTAGCGAAATTATCGCCAACTTGGCTTTTGAATCTGGTCTAGAACTTCCCACGACCGCTGTTCGCTTGCTCTTTGCCGGTATCATCGGTGATACAGGACGCTTCCTCTTCCCATCAACGACTGCTAAGACCTTTGCAACGGTCAGCAAATTGCGGAGCTACGATTTCGATTTTGCTGGACTAATGCGAGAAATGGACACGATCCCTGAACGGATTGCCCGCTTCAATGGCTATATTCTCCAAAATCTTACCATTGATAGCAGTGGTGCTGCAATGATTGTCCTAACCAGTCAGATTTTAGCAGACCACGACATCAGTCCTGCAGAAGTAGCTCTCATCGTCGGTAGCCCTGGTAAAATTGATCGGGTCAAAAGTTGGGCCATCATCACCCAGCAACCTGAAGGACACTATCGCGTCAACCTTCGTAGTAAGACCATCGTCATCAACGAGCTGGCTATACAATACGACGGAGGTGGACACCCCCTAGCCAGCGGTGCCAAGGCCTACTCTGACCGAGATATTCAGTCTCTTTGGGCAGAGCTCTGCCAGCTGGTTAAGGAACATTAA
- a CDS encoding GNAT family N-acetyltransferase, with amino-acid sequence MWIWKTFDQLTPTELHAIYQLRIAVFVVEQNCPYQEVDDADLIAHHLFYRDKAGQLLAYCRLIPAPNQVKLGRVLVAPNQRGTGLGQELLGQALTYWQATFPKKDLFAQAQAYLEDFYQQFGFESCSAIYLDDNIPHIDMKRRHHD; translated from the coding sequence ATGTGGATTTGGAAAACCTTTGACCAGCTAACCCCAACAGAGTTGCACGCTATCTACCAACTGCGGATTGCAGTCTTTGTGGTTGAGCAAAATTGCCCCTACCAAGAAGTTGACGACGCTGACCTCATCGCCCACCATCTCTTTTATAGGGACAAGGCTGGACAACTATTAGCCTACTGCCGTCTCATCCCCGCCCCAAATCAGGTCAAATTGGGGCGGGTCCTAGTTGCTCCGAATCAGCGCGGAACTGGCTTGGGTCAAGAATTACTTGGACAGGCCTTGACTTACTGGCAAGCCACTTTTCCAAAGAAGGACCTGTTCGCCCAGGCACAGGCTTATTTGGAAGACTTTTATCAACAGTTTGGCTTTGAGTCCTGCTCTGCTATTTACCTCGACGATAATATCCCCCATATCGACATGAAAAGGAGACACCATGACTGA